The Microlunatus antarcticus genome window below encodes:
- a CDS encoding tyrosine-protein phosphatase: protein MVQPRKVQVDGLLNGRDLGGLPRSRGGDTPRGVFFRSESVDRVSTRGWNSLHALGVRTVVDLRQDAERRLDASRRPAWLETVQVDHDGLENTTFWADHWSNGRSGTALYYLPHLHAMPERTVAVLHALAAAPPGGVLFHCAAGRDRTGLIAAILLKVADVELEPIVSDYLITTTMDVRATEEVTAGAVCSSFGTTTEQAFRAAVAGLDVQPLLTALSPEVRTAILTWRGTLAPEKGQRKPGAEAP, encoded by the coding sequence GTGGTGCAGCCGCGCAAGGTTCAGGTCGACGGCCTACTCAATGGTCGTGACCTGGGCGGCTTGCCGCGCAGCCGGGGAGGAGACACCCCGCGCGGTGTTTTCTTTCGCTCTGAGTCGGTCGACCGCGTCTCCACGAGGGGCTGGAACAGCCTTCATGCGCTGGGCGTGCGGACAGTGGTCGACCTGCGACAAGACGCTGAACGTCGCCTCGACGCCAGCCGCCGGCCAGCGTGGCTCGAGACGGTGCAGGTGGACCACGACGGCCTGGAGAACACAACCTTCTGGGCCGACCATTGGAGCAACGGCCGATCGGGCACCGCTCTCTACTACCTGCCCCACCTGCACGCGATGCCCGAGCGCACCGTCGCGGTCCTGCACGCTCTGGCCGCTGCGCCGCCTGGCGGGGTGCTGTTTCACTGCGCCGCCGGCCGGGACCGCACCGGCCTAATCGCCGCGATCCTGCTCAAGGTGGCCGATGTCGAGCTAGAGCCCATCGTCTCCGATTACCTCATCACCACCACGATGGACGTCCGGGCCACGGAGGAGGTCACAGCGGGGGCGGTGTGCTCGTCGTTCGGCACCACCACTGAGCAGGCCTTCCGCGCCGCTGTAGCTGGCCTCGACGTGCAGCCGTTGCTGACGGCCCTATCCCCTGAAGTTCGGACCGCCATACTCACCTGGCGCGGCACCCTTGCCCCCGAGAAGGGTCAGCGAAAGCCTGGTGCAGAAGCGCCGTAA
- a CDS encoding DUF2630 family protein encodes MNDDEILAKIHDLVAQERDATNHQDPARRARVEVALDQAWDLLRQREGLRDAGKNPDEAKERPADEVEGYLQ; translated from the coding sequence ATGAATGACGACGAGATCCTGGCCAAGATCCACGACCTGGTGGCGCAGGAGCGCGACGCCACCAACCACCAGGACCCGGCTCGGCGCGCCCGCGTCGAGGTGGCGCTCGACCAGGCGTGGGACCTGCTGCGTCAGCGCGAGGGTCTGCGCGACGCCGGCAAGAACCCGGACGAGGCCAAGGAACGCCCGGCGGACGAGGTCGAGGGCTACCTGCAGTAA
- a CDS encoding aminoglycoside phosphotransferase family protein, with translation MTIEAGQAVLHRCLRAWDLELLGGSWTTPSSCLARVRRRVDDTLAIVKVPLVEEERVGSGVLAWWSGDGAALVHAIDDDGAVLIELAEDSDTTLADLARHASPPAWASDQHATRTLVSAARRLHQHPQADPPAGVVPLRRWFRDLFSRAEEVGGFFARAAALADELLEDQRDLRVLHGDIHHGNVLWFGRARGWLAIDPKGLLGESTFDYVNILTNPDRATMLRPHRLIEHATLISEVSGVDRNRLLHWTIAWTGLSAAWYHSEHGLDGFAADMMRVGLQAEQALREST, from the coding sequence GTGACGATCGAGGCGGGTCAAGCGGTTCTGCACCGCTGTCTCCGGGCTTGGGACCTTGAACTGCTGGGGGGCTCCTGGACGACCCCCAGCAGCTGCCTAGCTCGCGTCCGTCGTCGCGTCGACGACACGCTCGCGATCGTGAAGGTGCCGCTCGTCGAGGAGGAGCGAGTCGGATCTGGCGTGCTCGCCTGGTGGTCGGGTGACGGCGCTGCACTCGTCCACGCCATCGACGACGACGGCGCCGTCCTGATCGAGCTCGCCGAAGACTCCGACACCACGCTCGCCGACCTCGCCCGCCACGCATCACCGCCCGCCTGGGCCTCGGACCAGCACGCGACGCGGACGCTCGTGAGCGCGGCGCGTCGCCTTCACCAGCACCCGCAGGCCGACCCACCCGCCGGCGTCGTCCCACTGAGGCGCTGGTTCCGCGATCTGTTCAGCCGAGCCGAGGAGGTCGGCGGCTTCTTCGCCCGCGCAGCCGCCCTCGCTGACGAGTTGCTTGAGGATCAGCGCGACCTACGGGTCCTGCACGGAGACATCCACCACGGCAACGTCTTGTGGTTCGGACGCGCACGCGGCTGGCTGGCGATCGACCCCAAGGGACTCCTGGGGGAGTCGACGTTCGACTACGTCAACATCCTCACGAACCCCGATCGGGCCACGATGCTGCGACCTCACCGCCTGATCGAGCATGCGACGCTCATCTCGGAGGTGTCCGGCGTCGACCGCAACCGGCTCCTGCACTGGACGATTGCCTGGACCGGATTGTCCGCCGCTTGGTACCACTCGGAGCACGGCCTCGATGGCTTCGCGGCAGACATGATGCGGGTCGGGTTGCAGGCCGAACAAGCCCTCCGCGAGAGCACCTGA
- a CDS encoding zinc-dependent alcohol dehydrogenase, whose translation MLDSMRAYVLTAPGEGGVQEVPLPVAGTGEVVVDVERVGLCGTDVEFFTGEMSYLHSGHAAFPLRLGHEWAGTVSTVGPDVDAGWVGRRVMGDTMIGDGTCRRCVRGHQHVCEDRREVGVRGGMPGALAKRLAVPTSSLHALPDSVDVLLGALVEPGGNALRAAEAAQVGAGDRALVLGPGTIGLLTAMFLRAGGAEVHLLGLEGPALGFARSLGFEQAWTEESLPDVAFDAVVDASNAADLPARALDLVEPAGRVVCIGIAGRPSLVDTRTAVLKDVTVVGVLSASPGLDRTVAAYASGLVDPRPLVAATVGLDQVGEVLAGRRPVGAGPGPKVHVDPRLTAG comes from the coding sequence GTGCTGGACAGTATGCGGGCGTACGTCCTGACGGCCCCCGGCGAGGGCGGCGTCCAGGAGGTCCCGCTCCCGGTCGCCGGGACCGGCGAGGTCGTGGTCGACGTCGAGCGGGTGGGCCTCTGCGGCACCGACGTCGAGTTCTTCACCGGCGAGATGTCGTACCTGCACTCCGGCCACGCGGCCTTCCCCCTGCGCCTGGGTCACGAGTGGGCCGGGACCGTGTCCACCGTGGGCCCGGACGTCGACGCCGGCTGGGTCGGGCGCCGCGTCATGGGCGACACGATGATCGGCGACGGGACCTGCCGGCGCTGCGTGCGGGGCCACCAGCACGTCTGCGAGGACCGCCGGGAGGTCGGGGTGCGCGGCGGCATGCCGGGTGCGCTCGCCAAGCGGCTGGCCGTGCCGACGTCGTCGCTGCACGCGCTCCCGGACTCCGTCGACGTGCTCCTCGGGGCCCTCGTGGAGCCCGGTGGGAACGCGCTGCGCGCGGCCGAGGCCGCTCAGGTCGGGGCGGGTGACCGCGCGCTGGTCCTCGGACCCGGGACCATCGGCCTGCTCACGGCGATGTTCCTGCGCGCGGGCGGGGCCGAGGTGCACCTGCTGGGGCTCGAGGGGCCGGCACTGGGCTTCGCCCGTTCGCTGGGGTTCGAGCAGGCCTGGACCGAGGAGTCCCTGCCCGACGTGGCCTTCGACGCGGTCGTCGACGCGTCGAACGCCGCCGACCTCCCCGCCCGGGCCCTCGACCTGGTGGAGCCCGCGGGGCGGGTCGTCTGCATCGGGATCGCGGGCCGTCCGAGCCTGGTCGACACCCGGACGGCGGTCCTCAAGGACGTCACCGTCGTCGGGGTCCTGTCCGCCTCGCCCGGGCTCGACCGCACCGTCGCCGCGTACGCGAGCGGTCTCGTCGACCCGCGACCCCTCGTCGCCGCCACGGTCGGGCTCGACCAGGTCGGGGAGGTCCTGGCCGGTCGTCGACCGGTCGGTGCGGGGCCCGGGCCGAAGGTCCACGTCGACCCCCGGCTCACGGCAGGCTGA
- a CDS encoding cysteine desulfurase-like protein, producing MTLDVGALRAAFPALDGPTAYFDGPGGTQTPTVVGEAIARTLTGPLSNRGTGSASQRNADAVVRAFRAAYADLLGGVPEGIVHGRSATQLTYDFSRALARTWVVGDNVVVSRLDHDANVRPWVQAAEHRGIEVRWLEVDPATAELDLGPLATTVDDRTRLVAVTGASNLVGTIPPLRTIADRAHAVGALLYVDAVHLTAHRLPDLATLGADLLVCSPYKFFGPHCGVLAGDPALLATIHPDKLLPSTDQVPERFELGTLPYEVLAGATAAVDFLADLPGVEPGAAVGSRRDRLEHTHAAIAEHEAALRDRLESGLAALGDRVVVHSRAADRTPTLFLTFPGRRSADVAQGLLARDVLAPAGSFYAVEPFRALALDDDAGVRVGLAAYTETDEVDRLLDGLAALV from the coding sequence ATGACCCTCGACGTCGGTGCCCTGCGCGCCGCGTTCCCCGCGCTCGACGGACCGACCGCCTACTTCGACGGCCCGGGCGGCACGCAGACCCCGACCGTCGTCGGCGAGGCGATCGCGCGCACGCTCACGGGCCCGCTCTCGAACCGCGGGACCGGCTCGGCCTCGCAGCGGAACGCCGACGCGGTCGTGCGGGCGTTCCGCGCCGCGTACGCCGACCTGCTCGGCGGCGTCCCCGAGGGGATCGTGCACGGGCGCAGCGCGACCCAGCTCACGTACGACTTCTCCCGCGCGTTGGCGCGCACCTGGGTCGTGGGCGACAACGTCGTGGTCAGCCGGCTCGACCACGACGCGAACGTGCGCCCCTGGGTGCAGGCCGCCGAGCACCGGGGCATCGAGGTCCGCTGGCTGGAGGTCGACCCGGCGACGGCCGAGCTGGACCTCGGTCCGCTGGCGACCACGGTCGACGACCGCACCCGGCTCGTCGCGGTGACCGGTGCGTCCAACCTGGTCGGCACCATCCCGCCGCTGCGGACGATCGCCGACCGCGCGCACGCCGTCGGCGCCCTGCTCTACGTCGACGCGGTGCACCTCACGGCCCACCGGCTGCCCGACCTGGCCACGCTCGGGGCCGACCTGCTCGTGTGCTCGCCCTACAAGTTCTTCGGGCCGCACTGCGGCGTGCTCGCCGGCGACCCGGCGCTGCTCGCGACGATCCACCCGGACAAGCTGCTCCCGTCGACCGACCAGGTCCCGGAACGCTTCGAGCTCGGCACCCTGCCGTACGAGGTCCTCGCTGGGGCCACGGCCGCGGTGGACTTCCTCGCCGACCTGCCCGGCGTGGAGCCGGGCGCGGCAGTCGGCTCGCGCCGTGACCGGCTGGAGCACACGCACGCGGCGATCGCCGAGCACGAGGCCGCCCTGCGCGACCGGCTCGAGTCGGGCCTGGCCGCGCTCGGCGACCGCGTCGTCGTCCACTCCCGGGCGGCCGACCGCACGCCGACCCTGTTCCTCACGTTCCCGGGCCGACGCAGCGCGGACGTCGCGCAGGGCCTGCTCGCGCGCGACGTGCTCGCGCCGGCCGGGTCGTTCTACGCCGTCGAGCCGTTCCGGGCGCTCGCGCTCGACGACGACGCGGGCGTCCGGGTCGGGCTCGCCGCCTACACCGAGACCGACGAGGTCGACCGGCTGCTCGACGGGCTCGCCGCGCTGGTCTGA
- a CDS encoding DUF805 domain-containing protein — protein sequence MSDPYGQQPPQDPYGQQPPQQPYGQQPPQQPYGQQPQQDPYGQQPQPYGQPQQPYGQQPYGQVGEVPLSQPLYGATIKQSAVRFFKKYATFSGRASRSEFWWWYLIAVVVSLVLNLINRALAGPAPLPGDLTTEADVSRYFMDSFAYSMKSSIASIIFSLATFVGLLALSARRLHDTNRSGWWYLIILVPIVGFIILIVFWASAPKPEGQRYDRATA from the coding sequence ATGTCTGATCCGTACGGCCAGCAGCCCCCGCAGGACCCCTACGGCCAGCAGCCGCCGCAGCAGCCGTACGGCCAGCAGCCCCCGCAGCAGCCGTACGGGCAGCAGCCCCAGCAGGACCCCTACGGCCAGCAGCCCCAGCCCTACGGGCAGCCGCAGCAGCCGTACGGGCAGCAGCCCTACGGCCAGGTGGGCGAGGTCCCGCTGTCGCAACCGCTCTACGGCGCGACGATCAAGCAGTCCGCCGTCCGGTTCTTCAAGAAGTACGCGACCTTCAGCGGCCGAGCGAGCCGGAGCGAGTTCTGGTGGTGGTACCTGATCGCCGTCGTGGTCTCGCTCGTGCTCAACCTCATCAACCGTGCACTGGCGGGCCCAGCGCCGCTACCCGGAGACCTGACGACCGAGGCCGACGTCAGCCGGTACTTCATGGACTCGTTCGCCTATTCGATGAAGTCGTCGATCGCCTCGATCATCTTCTCGCTGGCGACATTCGTCGGACTGCTGGCGCTCTCCGCTCGACGCCTCCACGACACGAACCGGTCCGGGTGGTGGTACCTGATCATCCTGGTGCCCATCGTCGGCTTCATCATCCTCATCGTGTTCTGGGCCTCGGCGCCGAAGCCGGAGGGCCAGCGGTACGACCGCGCGACCGCGTGA
- a CDS encoding dihydroxy-acid dehydratase gives MELRSDQWYAGQDRNAYIHRAWMRRGVPDDAFTGRPQIAIANTASDLTPCNAHLTEVAQSVKNGVYEAGGIPLELPVVSLGETNVRPTAMLWRNMAAMATEEMLRANAIDGVVLLGGCDKTIPSLLMAASSVDLPAVVVPGGPMLTGTFQGVPLGCGTDMWRLSEEVRAGTLSQADFVRSESATIRSRGHCNTMGTASTMALVAEALGTVLPGTAGTPAPDSRLLQAAHATGRLAVEMVAADRRPSTFLTTGSFANAIVALAAVGGSTNAVVHLLAIAGRLGIDLTLDDFDRIGSRVPVLVDLQPAGRFLMEDFHRAGGLLAVLREVRDLLDPTALTVTGRPLVESLTDAPVWDAEVIRPRSAPLVAEGGIAVLRGNLAPDGALIKPAAASPHLLRHRGRAVVFDSIEDFQARIDDPDLDVDADSVMVLRGCGPRGYPGMPEVANLPLPKKLLALGVRDMVRVCDGRMSGTAYGTVVLHVAPEAAAGGPLALVRTGDVISLDVGARRLDLEVPEDELAARVPDPATVAAFADPRRGWERLYVDHVQQADTGADLDFLVGSSGSGVIRESH, from the coding sequence GTGGAACTCCGGAGCGACCAGTGGTACGCCGGGCAGGACCGCAACGCGTACATCCACCGGGCCTGGATGCGGCGCGGGGTCCCCGACGACGCGTTCACGGGGCGGCCCCAGATCGCCATCGCGAACACCGCGTCGGACCTCACACCGTGCAACGCGCACCTGACCGAGGTGGCACAGTCCGTCAAGAACGGCGTGTACGAGGCGGGCGGCATCCCGCTCGAGCTGCCGGTGGTGTCGCTCGGCGAGACCAACGTGCGACCGACGGCGATGCTCTGGCGCAACATGGCGGCGATGGCGACCGAGGAGATGCTCCGGGCCAACGCGATCGACGGCGTCGTGCTCCTCGGGGGGTGCGACAAGACCATCCCGTCGCTGCTGATGGCCGCGTCGTCGGTGGACCTGCCAGCCGTCGTGGTGCCGGGCGGTCCGATGCTGACCGGGACGTTCCAGGGCGTGCCGCTGGGCTGCGGCACGGACATGTGGCGGCTGTCCGAAGAGGTCCGGGCGGGGACGCTGTCGCAGGCCGACTTCGTCCGCTCGGAGTCGGCCACCATCCGCAGCCGCGGCCACTGCAACACCATGGGCACCGCCTCGACCATGGCCCTGGTGGCCGAGGCGCTCGGCACCGTCCTCCCCGGGACCGCCGGCACCCCGGCCCCGGACAGCCGGCTGCTGCAGGCCGCCCACGCCACCGGACGGCTGGCCGTGGAGATGGTCGCGGCCGACCGGCGCCCCAGCACGTTCCTGACCACCGGGTCCTTCGCGAACGCGATCGTGGCGCTGGCCGCGGTCGGCGGTTCCACCAACGCCGTGGTCCACCTGCTCGCGATCGCCGGTCGCCTCGGGATCGACCTGACGCTGGACGACTTCGACCGGATCGGGTCGCGGGTGCCGGTGCTGGTCGACCTGCAGCCGGCCGGGCGGTTCCTGATGGAGGACTTCCACCGGGCCGGCGGCCTGCTCGCCGTTCTCCGCGAGGTGCGCGACCTGCTCGACCCGACCGCCCTGACCGTGACCGGCCGGCCCCTGGTCGAGTCCCTGACCGACGCCCCGGTCTGGGACGCCGAGGTGATCCGGCCCCGCTCGGCGCCGCTGGTGGCCGAGGGCGGCATCGCCGTCCTGCGCGGCAACCTCGCCCCCGACGGCGCGCTGATCAAGCCCGCGGCCGCGTCACCCCACCTGCTGCGGCACCGGGGGCGGGCCGTCGTCTTCGACAGCATCGAGGACTTCCAGGCCCGCATCGACGACCCGGACCTCGACGTCGACGCGGACTCGGTGATGGTCCTGCGCGGCTGCGGGCCCCGGGGCTACCCCGGGATGCCCGAGGTGGCCAACCTCCCGCTGCCGAAGAAGCTCCTCGCGTTGGGGGTCCGCGACATGGTCCGGGTCTGCGACGGGCGGATGAGCGGCACCGCGTACGGGACGGTGGTCCTGCACGTGGCTCCCGAGGCCGCCGCGGGCGGGCCGCTGGCTCTGGTCCGGACCGGCGACGTGATCAGCCTCGACGTCGGGGCCCGGAGGCTCGACCTGGAGGTTCCGGAGGACGAGCTGGCCGCGCGGGTCCCGGACCCGGCGACGGTCGCCGCCTTCGCGGATCCGCGTCGCGGCTGGGAACGGCTCTACGTCGACCACGTCCAGCAGGCCGACACCGGCGCTGACCTGGACTTCCTCGTCGGCTCCAGCGGATCGGGCGTGATCCGCGAGTCCCACTGA
- a CDS encoding ATP-binding protein: protein MTAVAEAGTASPISTPDRRLRIFVSSTLQELADERRAVQGVITQLRLTPVMFELGARPHPPRDLYRAYLAQSDVFVGVYAGSYGWVAPDEEVSGLEDEYRLSGDLPKLIYVKSGVEQQPRLKELLNRIRGDDDASYKRFTTADELAGLLGDDLAVLLTERFTASRLAADPVVEPLRPGRVPVPPTPLVGRADEVQEVLDLLADPGVRLVSLVGPGGIGKTRMALQAGLLAPGIHEDAVWFVDLASVHDRAGVVDAVAAAFGVRREGTRPLLDVLVDRLVDRDVLLILDNFEQVLDAAPDLARLLDGCARLKVLVTTRTVLGLRGEHVVSVAPLVLTAAVELFVARARQVRPGFRLTPANEGAVADLCLLLDGIPLALELAAAQLRVRTPAALLERLRQRLDRSLDLSVDLADLPSRQRTLRATLDWSHSLLGESQRTLLARLSVFSARWTLEGAEAVGVSDEDVDVDETLAALVAASLVVLDESDAEQLRFRLLSPVRSFAAGRLLESGERDATLGRLTTYLVDLVETAGPGLLGPDNRAWAEQIDACRDDLLAATARAVDADDAETVVRIAAPLFPYWWSRGMLLQLSEVAERAAALPSAAGLAMLPHASLLWARGMFRISKGQLADAEPLLDALLERLQGPGVERLRAFALAGLALARVRTTPTERSALVGTAVGTFRDLDDGWGLTFALSVQGQLALASGDLAGATRIHTEALGVARRIGSDYLEVQLLDLLGVGALVAGDPVAARVSLVAAARLHQRLADSEGSANCLGGFAAVALMQGRSQVAAELMGVAARTRELVGVTIWPALQPSAAQLELAITSALPGADLDAALARGRAMPMLQGLAYAVDATA, encoded by the coding sequence GTGACGGCCGTCGCCGAGGCGGGCACCGCCTCGCCCATCAGCACCCCCGACCGGCGGCTGCGCATCTTCGTCTCCTCGACGCTCCAGGAGCTGGCCGACGAACGACGGGCCGTCCAGGGCGTCATCACCCAGCTCCGGCTGACCCCGGTCATGTTCGAGCTGGGCGCCCGGCCGCACCCGCCGCGCGACCTCTACCGCGCCTACCTCGCGCAGAGCGACGTGTTCGTCGGCGTGTACGCCGGCAGCTACGGCTGGGTGGCCCCCGACGAGGAGGTGTCGGGCCTCGAGGACGAGTACCGGCTGTCGGGCGACCTGCCCAAGCTGATCTACGTGAAGTCCGGGGTCGAGCAGCAACCGCGGCTCAAGGAGCTGCTGAACCGGATCCGTGGGGACGACGACGCCTCGTACAAGCGGTTCACCACGGCCGACGAGCTGGCCGGGCTCCTCGGCGACGACCTCGCGGTGCTGCTGACCGAACGCTTCACCGCGAGCCGCCTCGCCGCCGACCCCGTCGTGGAGCCGCTCCGTCCGGGTCGGGTCCCCGTGCCGCCCACCCCGCTGGTGGGCCGGGCGGACGAGGTGCAGGAGGTGCTCGACCTCCTCGCCGACCCCGGGGTCCGGCTGGTGTCGCTCGTCGGACCGGGCGGGATCGGGAAGACCCGGATGGCCCTCCAGGCCGGGCTCCTGGCGCCCGGCATCCACGAGGACGCCGTCTGGTTCGTCGACCTCGCGTCCGTCCACGACCGGGCGGGGGTCGTCGACGCGGTCGCCGCGGCCTTCGGGGTCCGCCGTGAGGGGACCCGGCCGCTGCTCGACGTGCTCGTCGACCGCCTGGTCGACCGCGACGTCCTGCTGATTCTCGACAATTTCGAGCAGGTCCTCGACGCAGCCCCGGACCTGGCGCGGCTGCTGGATGGCTGTGCCCGGCTCAAGGTCCTGGTGACCACCCGGACGGTCCTCGGCCTGCGCGGCGAGCACGTGGTGAGCGTCGCTCCCCTGGTCCTCACCGCCGCCGTCGAGCTCTTCGTCGCCCGGGCCCGGCAGGTGCGCCCCGGCTTCCGGCTGACCCCTGCCAACGAGGGCGCGGTCGCCGACCTCTGCCTGCTGCTCGACGGCATCCCGCTCGCCCTCGAGCTGGCGGCGGCCCAGCTGCGCGTCCGGACACCGGCCGCGCTGCTGGAGCGGTTGCGGCAGCGTCTCGACCGGTCGCTCGACCTCAGCGTGGACCTGGCCGACCTGCCCTCGCGGCAGCGGACGCTGCGCGCGACGCTCGACTGGAGCCACAGCCTCCTCGGCGAGTCGCAGCGCACCCTCCTCGCGCGGCTCTCCGTCTTCTCCGCCCGCTGGACGCTCGAGGGGGCCGAGGCGGTCGGCGTCAGCGACGAGGACGTCGACGTGGACGAGACGCTGGCGGCCCTGGTCGCCGCGAGCCTCGTCGTGCTCGACGAGTCCGACGCCGAGCAGCTGCGCTTCCGGCTGCTGTCCCCGGTCCGCAGCTTCGCCGCGGGACGTCTGCTCGAGAGCGGCGAGCGCGACGCGACGCTGGGTCGCCTCACGACCTACCTGGTCGACCTCGTCGAGACCGCCGGACCCGGGCTGCTCGGCCCGGACAACCGCGCGTGGGCCGAGCAGATCGACGCCTGCCGCGACGACCTCCTGGCGGCCACCGCGCGGGCCGTGGACGCGGACGACGCCGAGACCGTCGTCCGCATCGCAGCGCCGCTGTTCCCGTACTGGTGGAGCCGGGGGATGCTGCTCCAGCTCAGCGAGGTCGCCGAGCGCGCGGCGGCCCTGCCGTCGGCCGCCGGGCTCGCGATGCTGCCCCATGCGTCGCTGCTGTGGGCCCGCGGCATGTTCCGGATCAGCAAGGGTCAGCTCGCCGACGCGGAGCCGCTGCTCGACGCGCTCCTCGAACGCCTGCAGGGTCCCGGCGTCGAGCGCCTGCGGGCCTTTGCCCTGGCCGGTCTGGCCCTCGCCCGGGTCCGGACGACCCCCACGGAGCGCAGCGCCCTCGTCGGGACCGCGGTCGGCACGTTCCGCGACCTGGACGACGGGTGGGGGCTGACCTTCGCGCTCTCCGTGCAGGGCCAGCTGGCCCTGGCCTCCGGCGACCTCGCGGGCGCCACCCGGATCCACACCGAGGCGCTCGGCGTGGCCCGCCGGATCGGGTCCGACTACCTCGAGGTGCAGCTGCTCGACCTGCTGGGGGTCGGTGCGCTCGTCGCCGGCGACCCCGTCGCCGCACGGGTGAGCCTGGTCGCGGCAGCCCGGCTCCATCAGCGGCTGGCCGACTCGGAAGGTTCCGCGAACTGCCTCGGCGGCTTCGCGGCGGTGGCCCTGATGCAGGGACGCTCGCAGGTGGCGGCCGAGCTGATGGGCGTTGCCGCCCGCACCCGCGAGCTGGTCGGGGTGACGATATGGCCGGCCCTGCAGCCCAGCGCGGCCCAGCTGGAGCTGGCGATCACGAGCGCGCTCCCGGGCGCCGACCTCGACGCGGCCCTGGCCCGGGGTCGGGCGATGCCGATGCTGCAGGGACTCGCGTACGCGGTCGACGCCACGGCGTGA
- a CDS encoding GNAT family N-acetyltransferase, translated as MTGAADESTASQVLSDAQVVLRPWTREDARFLVEASADPAIREYNGDHDRQGRPVPPPSTAQAQAMIAKFREHLDVFTVSGIPTGVVFLIEDAESGDPIGCCGVDSWTGEDVAQIGYWLVPGGRGRGHATRAVVLLTTWLFVLGAARVVLTVVAGNESSAAVARRAGFVHEGTMRSHAVWQGRRRDVLWFAALPSEWPSRTPGRALLT; from the coding sequence ATGACCGGCGCTGCTGACGAGAGCACTGCTAGTCAGGTGCTCTCTGACGCCCAGGTCGTCTTGCGGCCCTGGACTCGTGAGGACGCGCGGTTTTTGGTCGAGGCGAGCGCCGACCCTGCGATCCGTGAGTACAACGGGGACCACGATCGGCAGGGGCGACCAGTGCCACCGCCGTCGACCGCCCAGGCTCAAGCGATGATCGCGAAGTTCAGGGAGCACTTGGACGTCTTCACGGTCAGCGGCATCCCTACCGGCGTCGTCTTCCTCATCGAAGACGCCGAGAGCGGTGATCCAATTGGTTGCTGCGGAGTGGACAGCTGGACCGGTGAGGACGTGGCGCAGATCGGCTATTGGCTCGTACCCGGCGGCCGAGGACGCGGTCACGCCACTCGAGCGGTCGTGCTGCTCACCACATGGTTGTTCGTGCTGGGCGCCGCGCGAGTGGTTCTTACGGTCGTTGCTGGCAACGAGAGCTCGGCTGCGGTGGCCCGTCGTGCTGGCTTCGTCCACGAAGGAACCATGCGGTCGCACGCTGTCTGGCAAGGGCGTCGCCGTGACGTCCTGTGGTTCGCGGCACTGCCATCTGAGTGGCCAAGCCGTACTCCTGGCCGAGCCCTCTTAACTTGA
- a CDS encoding DUF5995 family protein, which yields MTDPEIAEVVAGLRRRLDALPPASAARRTFLETYGRITTAVGEAVAAGVFEDDAWVRRWDVTFAGLFLAANDADAASAPVPRPWRLAFAAAPALPPLVHLLVELNAHVNWDLPQALLAVIDDEDLASPPLLASRLRDHDRINEVLAAQTVDEGRRLGGRFLGRLLLPLNTWLTHRFLPRSREQAWHNVLALAAARQEGSDAYAARLHDLDALASARVTELLEPRWALLRVSVRGFGVSLP from the coding sequence GTGACGGACCCCGAGATCGCCGAGGTCGTCGCCGGGCTCCGGCGACGGCTCGACGCCCTGCCGCCGGCCTCGGCCGCGCGGCGGACGTTCCTCGAGACGTACGGGCGCATCACCACGGCGGTCGGTGAGGCCGTCGCCGCGGGCGTCTTCGAGGACGACGCCTGGGTGCGGCGCTGGGACGTCACGTTCGCGGGGCTCTTCCTCGCCGCGAACGACGCCGACGCCGCCAGTGCTCCGGTCCCGCGGCCCTGGCGGCTGGCCTTCGCCGCCGCACCCGCGCTGCCGCCGCTGGTGCACCTGCTCGTGGAGCTGAACGCCCACGTGAACTGGGACCTCCCCCAGGCCCTGCTCGCGGTGATCGACGACGAGGACCTCGCGTCACCACCGCTGCTCGCCTCCCGGCTGCGGGACCACGACCGCATCAACGAGGTCCTGGCCGCGCAGACCGTGGACGAGGGGCGCCGCCTCGGCGGCCGGTTCCTGGGGCGGCTGCTGCTGCCGCTGAACACCTGGCTCACCCACCGCTTCCTCCCCCGCTCCCGCGAGCAGGCGTGGCACAACGTGCTCGCCCTCGCGGCCGCGCGCCAGGAGGGGTCCGACGCGTACGCGGCCCGGCTGCACGACCTCGACGCGCTCGCCTCCGCCCGGGTCACGGAGCTGCTGGAGCCGCGGTGGGCGCTGCTGCGGGTCAGCGTCCGGGGGTTCGGCGTCAGCCTGCCGTGA